The Peribacillus sp. FSL P2-0133 genome has a segment encoding these proteins:
- a CDS encoding FliA/WhiG family RNA polymerase sigma factor, whose product MSHLTIEEEQLCWKNWVECRDPLAGDILVKKYIPLVSYHVQRISVSLPKNVSRDDIRSLGMMGLFDALERFDTKRDLKFDTYASFRIRGAILDGLRKEDWLPRSARDKAKKIESAIEQLEQQYMRNLSPNEIAAELNIPEDEVYAALNENFFANVLSIDESPQEDDKESANFHIKDEKADLPEEHVLREELYVELAKVIETLNEKEQLVLQLFYKEELTLTEIGQVMSLSTSRISQIHSKAIYKLRNTMQDQKI is encoded by the coding sequence GCAGTTATGTTGGAAAAATTGGGTGGAGTGCAGAGATCCGCTGGCCGGGGACATTTTGGTAAAGAAATACATACCTCTCGTATCGTATCATGTTCAACGTATTTCAGTAAGTCTTCCTAAAAATGTGAGCCGGGATGATATAAGGAGTTTAGGGATGATGGGGTTATTCGATGCCCTGGAACGCTTTGATACGAAGCGTGACCTGAAGTTTGACACATATGCATCTTTTAGAATTCGTGGTGCTATTTTAGATGGATTAAGGAAAGAGGATTGGCTTCCACGGAGTGCAAGAGATAAAGCCAAGAAAATTGAATCTGCAATAGAACAGCTGGAGCAGCAATACATGAGGAACCTTTCGCCAAATGAGATTGCCGCTGAATTGAATATCCCGGAAGATGAAGTATATGCTGCATTAAATGAGAATTTCTTTGCCAATGTACTATCTATTGATGAAAGTCCCCAAGAGGACGATAAAGAAAGCGCGAATTTTCATATTAAAGATGAAAAGGCGGATTTACCTGAGGAACATGTGTTAAGGGAAGAACTGTATGTGGAATTAGCCAAAGTCATAGAAACGCTGAATGAAAAAGAACAGTTGGTTTTACAGCTTTTTTATAAGGAAGAACTAACATTAACCGAAATAGGACAAGTGATGAGCCTATCTACGTCCCGGATATCCCAAATACACTCGAAAGCGATATATAAATTAAGAAACACGATGCAAGATCAAAAGATTTAA